In one Nostoc sp. KVJ3 genomic region, the following are encoded:
- a CDS encoding glycosyltransferase family 4 protein: MASPKKVLIIVENLPVPFDRRVWMEATTLQKAGYEVTVISPTGNGFDKDYEVIEHIHIYRHPLPPEESSVIGYLREYSWAINWQFRLAQRVWRERGFDVIHICNPPDLLFLVAGWFKLFHGTGVIFDHHDLSPEMYEAKYQRRDIFYHGLRWAERLTYATADMVISTNESHREVALKRGQKKPEKVFVVRSAPDLSRFHRMPQNPNYRRGRSYLIGYMGVMGEPEGIDYLLRMVYYIVKKKNRSDIHFMLIGSGPAIGKLKALSQELGVTEFVEFTGFKQGEELLERLSSCDVCVEPSPTSAYNENCTMNKILEYMAMGKAIVQFDLREGRRSAQEASLYAKPNDEVEFAEKILKLLDDPELREKIGAEGRRRMEGILEWQYQAPKLLEAYDKTWQS, translated from the coding sequence ATGGCATCGCCTAAGAAAGTACTAATTATCGTTGAAAATCTGCCAGTCCCATTTGATCGGCGGGTATGGATGGAAGCAACTACTTTGCAAAAAGCTGGGTATGAAGTTACTGTAATTTCACCCACAGGTAATGGTTTTGACAAAGACTATGAGGTGATTGAGCATATTCATATTTACCGTCATCCTCTACCGCCGGAAGAAAGTTCTGTTATTGGATATCTTCGAGAGTACAGTTGGGCGATTAACTGGCAATTCCGTCTAGCTCAACGGGTATGGCGAGAGCGTGGTTTTGATGTTATCCATATTTGTAATCCACCAGACTTACTTTTCTTAGTAGCAGGATGGTTTAAATTGTTTCATGGCACAGGGGTTATTTTTGATCATCATGACCTCAGCCCGGAAATGTATGAAGCTAAATATCAAAGGCGTGATATTTTTTATCATGGATTACGTTGGGCTGAACGCTTAACCTATGCAACAGCAGACATGGTAATTTCAACGAATGAGTCGCATCGGGAGGTAGCTCTTAAGCGTGGGCAAAAGAAACCAGAGAAGGTCTTTGTCGTTCGTAGTGCGCCTGACCTTTCGCGCTTTCACAGAATGCCTCAGAACCCGAATTACCGTAGAGGAAGAAGCTACTTGATAGGGTATATGGGTGTAATGGGCGAACCAGAAGGAATTGATTATCTATTGAGAATGGTATATTACATTGTCAAGAAAAAAAATCGTTCCGATATTCACTTTATGTTAATTGGTAGCGGCCCTGCTATTGGAAAACTCAAAGCCTTATCTCAAGAGTTAGGAGTAACTGAATTTGTAGAATTTACAGGGTTTAAGCAAGGAGAAGAACTTTTAGAGCGGCTTTCCAGTTGCGACGTTTGTGTAGAACCTTCTCCAACCTCTGCTTATAACGAAAATTGTACTATGAATAAAATCCTCGAATACATGGCGATGGGAAAAGCAATTGTCCAGTTTGATTTGCGAGAGGGAAGACGTTCTGCACAGGAAGCATCTCTTTATGCCAAGCCTAATGATGAGGTGGAATTTGCTGAGAAAATTCTGAAGCTTCTAGATGATCCTGAACTTAGAGAAAAGATAGGAGCCGAAGGACGACGTAGAATGGAGGGGATTCTTGAGTGGCAGTATCAAGCCCCCAAACTATTAGAAGCTTATGATAAAACTTGGCAAAGCTAG
- a CDS encoding GumC family protein: protein MSEKSMESRESIDLDLNRYLLILKRWWLPAVSIFVATVVLSAIATKFMKPSYEAEGKLLFRVPSFKVAGSNLSPGSSEGGDSGDLKALVATQNPVSTQIEVITSPSLLQRTIDKLKLKDNEGEPLEVEKLQKKLTLKVIGGTDVLRITYSSPDPEEAAAVVNTVMSLYLENDILTNRSEAAATRQFMAKQLPKTQAAVNNAEVALRIFKQKHQIADLSEETKSAVATIGNLDNDMNTVKAQLDEVNAQTNELRQKVELNSQEAIAVSTLSQSPAVQGVLSQLQDTERQLAVEHSRFLDDNPVIINLEAKKASLESLLQQKISQTVGNKTQVPQSLLQIGQLRQSLIQNFLQSEIQRFGLTKRLSSLYNSRSSYEQRVKIIPQLAQNERELERKVEVAESTYQTLLKKVQELQLVENTNTASSRIIAQALVPKQPVLLKKTIVLVLGVMFGLFFATTTVLFLGMRDRSLQTLKEVRDVFGYTLLGIVPLSVKKARSRYLNAGSTTQTIAVRDTPHSLTSEMYRMIQANLKFLSSDKGLKTIVVTSAVPKEGKSTVSANLAAAIAELGRQVLLIDADMRVPSQHHLWQLSNSVGLSEVLIDQAEFEIAVSKVMDNLDVLTAGARPPSPLALLDSQRMASLIENFSSQYNYDFVIIDAPPLLLAADALTLSQMTDGILLVARPGVIDSNSAVAAQEMLQRSSHNVLGLVVNGIIDKNESNSYFNHAKEYFTDKDLTKEIKRQKRIPDKSSV from the coding sequence ATGTCAGAAAAATCTATGGAATCTAGAGAATCTATTGATTTAGACCTTAATCGTTACTTACTGATATTGAAACGGTGGTGGCTGCCTGCTGTCAGTATATTTGTGGCTACAGTTGTACTGAGTGCTATAGCTACAAAATTTATGAAGCCATCTTATGAAGCAGAAGGAAAACTTTTATTCAGAGTTCCTTCTTTTAAGGTAGCAGGAAGTAATCTTTCCCCCGGTTCCTCTGAAGGAGGAGACTCAGGAGATTTGAAAGCTTTGGTCGCAACTCAAAATCCTGTAAGCACTCAGATAGAAGTTATTACTTCTCCTAGCTTATTGCAGAGGACAATAGACAAACTAAAACTCAAAGACAACGAAGGTGAACCTTTGGAGGTAGAAAAGCTACAGAAGAAACTGACCCTGAAAGTTATTGGTGGTACAGATGTATTGCGAATTACCTATAGCAGCCCTGACCCCGAAGAAGCTGCGGCAGTAGTCAACACAGTTATGAGTTTGTATTTAGAAAATGATATTCTGACAAACCGCTCTGAGGCAGCAGCAACTCGTCAATTTATGGCCAAGCAGCTTCCAAAAACTCAAGCTGCTGTTAATAATGCGGAAGTAGCACTACGTATATTTAAACAAAAGCATCAGATTGCAGATTTATCGGAGGAGACAAAGTCAGCCGTTGCAACTATTGGAAATTTAGACAATGACATGAATACTGTCAAGGCTCAACTGGATGAGGTAAATGCCCAGACCAATGAACTGCGCCAGAAAGTTGAGCTAAACTCTCAGGAAGCGATCGCTGTCAGTACTCTCAGTCAATCCCCTGCTGTACAGGGAGTTCTGTCGCAACTTCAAGACACCGAGCGACAGTTAGCCGTTGAGCACAGCCGATTCCTGGATGACAACCCCGTAATTATTAATCTAGAAGCAAAAAAAGCTAGTTTAGAATCTCTCTTGCAACAGAAAATTAGTCAGACTGTTGGCAATAAGACACAAGTTCCCCAGAGCCTATTGCAGATTGGACAACTCAGACAAAGCTTAATACAAAATTTTCTGCAATCAGAAATACAGCGCTTTGGCTTAACTAAAAGACTCTCATCTCTGTATAACTCACGTTCCAGCTATGAGCAACGAGTGAAAATTATACCCCAGTTGGCACAAAATGAGAGGGAGTTAGAACGAAAAGTTGAAGTTGCAGAATCCACATATCAAACTCTTTTGAAAAAGGTTCAAGAACTACAGTTAGTTGAGAATACAAATACAGCCAGTTCGCGGATTATTGCTCAGGCTTTAGTACCTAAACAACCAGTATTACTCAAAAAAACTATTGTATTGGTGCTAGGAGTGATGTTCGGTTTATTTTTCGCCACTACAACTGTCCTATTTCTAGGTATGAGAGATAGATCTCTACAAACACTTAAAGAAGTTAGAGATGTATTTGGATATACTTTGCTGGGAATTGTTCCTTTGTCTGTTAAAAAAGCTCGTTCTCGTTATTTAAACGCGGGATCAACAACTCAAACAATTGCTGTCAGAGATACGCCTCACTCTTTGACGAGTGAAATGTACCGGATGATTCAAGCCAATCTGAAATTCCTGAGTTCAGATAAAGGGCTCAAAACTATTGTGGTAACTAGCGCAGTTCCTAAAGAAGGCAAGTCAACAGTTTCAGCGAATTTAGCGGCGGCGATCGCTGAATTAGGACGTCAGGTTTTACTAATTGATGCAGATATGAGAGTTCCTTCTCAGCATCATCTTTGGCAACTAAGCAATTCAGTTGGTTTAAGTGAGGTTCTTATAGATCAGGCTGAATTTGAGATTGCTGTATCTAAAGTAATGGATAACCTTGATGTTTTAACTGCTGGAGCCAGACCTCCCAGCCCACTTGCTTTGCTTGACTCACAACGGATGGCATCACTAATTGAAAATTTCTCATCTCAATATAACTATGATTTTGTAATTATTGATGCTCCTCCCCTACTTTTGGCAGCCGATGCTTTGACTTTAAGCCAGATGACCGATGGAATTTTGTTAGTAGCTCGACCTGGGGTAATTGATTCTAACAGTGCAGTTGCCGCTCAAGAAATGCTACAGAGATCCAGTCACAACGTCTTAGGTTTAGTTGTGAATGGTATCATTGATAAAAATGAATCTAATAGTTATTTCAACCACGCTAAAGAATACTTTACTGATAAAGATTTGACAAAAGAGATAAAGCGACAAAAACGGATTCCAGACAAAAGCTCTGTATAA